The Silene latifolia isolate original U9 population unplaced genomic scaffold, ASM4854445v1 scaffold_468, whole genome shotgun sequence genome has a segment encoding these proteins:
- the LOC141639607 gene encoding uncharacterized protein LOC141639607, whose protein sequence is MVWNVQGTGNKTKINAIKEVVKTYKPSVLALVETHMGEEHAIKLGNILGYDGQSRVNAIGYSGGIWLYWKTNVVSVSPVKEHTQFITVELARLGELPWFFSAVYASPDLTNRRELWAEMEEFARVNNRPWLLAGDFNETRSLSERHGGDNNMARRCERFNNWIEDCELIELAFTGPMHTWARGNSVETRQGARLDRALCKSDWSELFEDALVRHLPAIASDHCPLLISPNGFAPLAAVNRPFRFQACWLTHEKFKEFVEENWSQHGVFSARLEQLSSKLQDWNQQVFGNIFRQKRELKARIEGCQRELSLKRINYLIKLEAKLRRELDEVLAREELLWYQKSRMDFIRDGDRNTSYFHVSTLIRRWRNRITSLKKENGEWTSKPQEIKEIVVNYYKSLYLEEQENDVEDKLPWNLFQDFSNTDWEWLTRPFNIAEI, encoded by the coding sequence ATGGTATGGAACGTACAAGGTACCGGTAATAAAACTAAGATCAATGCTATTAAGGAAGTTGTGAAAACATATAAACCGTCTGTCCTTGCTCTTGTGGAGACACATATGGGGGAAGAACATGCCATTAAATTGGGAAACATCCTTGGATATGATGGTCAGTCGCGAGTTAATGCCATAGGGTATAGCGGAGGTATCTGGCTGTATTGGAAGACGAATGTGGTTAGTGTTTCTCCGGTGAAGGAGCATACGCAATTTATTACAGTAGAACTAGCTCGACTCGGTGAACTCCCATGGTTCTTTTCTGCAGTATACGCCAGCCCAGACCTGACAAATAGACGGGAACTTTGGGCGGAAATGGAAGAATTCGCACGTGTTAATAACCGGCCATGGCTATTAGCGGGGGATTTTAATGAAACGAGGTCCTTAAGTGAGAGACACGGGGGTGATAATAACATGGCTCGGAGATGTGAACGTTTCAACAACTGGATTGAAGATTGTGAATTGATTGAGCTTGCCTTTACAGGCCCTATGCACACATGGGCTCGCGGTAATAGTGTCGAAACGAGACAAGGAGCTCGTCTGGACAGAGCATTGTGCAAGTCGGACTGGAGCGAATTGTTTGAAGATGCGTTGGTACGCCACTTACCCGCCATAGCATCTGACCACTGCCCGCTTTTAATTTCCCCAAATGGTTTCGCACCTTTAGCTGCCGTGAATCGCCCGTTTCGATTCCAAGCATGCTGGTTGACGCATGAGAAATTTAAAGAGTTTGTTGAGGAAAATTGGTCACAGCACGGTGTCTTTTCTGCGAGACTAGAACAATTATCATCGAAACTGCAAGATTGGAATCAACAAGTTTTTGGCAATATTTTTCGTCAGAAAAGGGAACTCAAAGCACGTATAGAAGGATGTCAAAGAGAACTCTCCCTGAAAAGAATTAACTACCTTATCAAATTGGAAGCGAAATTACGACGTGAACTCGATGAGGTACTAGCCCGTGAAGAATTATTATGGTACCAGAAGTCACGCATGGATTTTATACGAGATGGTGATCGTAACACCTCTTACTTTCATGTCAGTACTCTCATTCGAAGATGGCGTAATCGGATTACATCGCTAAAAAAAGAAAATGGAGAATGGACGTCAAAACcacaagaaataaaagaaatagtAGTTAATTACTACAAATCCCTCTACTTGGAAGAACAGGAGAATGACGTAGAGGACAAGTTGCCTTGGAATTTATTCCAGGACTTCTCGAATACCGATTGGGAATGGTTAACTAGACCATTCAACATTGCCGAAATATAA